A window of Hevea brasiliensis isolate MT/VB/25A 57/8 chromosome 14, ASM3005281v1, whole genome shotgun sequence contains these coding sequences:
- the LOC110664075 gene encoding 40S ribosomal protein S17-3, which translates to MGRVRTKTVKKSSRQVIERYYSKMTLDFHTNKKILEEVAIIPSKRLRNKIAGFSTHLMKRIQKGSVRGISLKLQEEERERRMDFVPEESAIKIDEIKVDKETIDMLAALGMSDIPGLVEFEPQPLVPPQVFGRAQAGVPGRRF; encoded by the coding sequence ATGGGTCGTGTTCGCACCAAGACTGTGAAGAAGTCCTCTCGCCAGGTCATTGAGAGGTACTACTCTAAAATGACCTTGGACTTCCACACCAACAAGAAGATCTTGGAAGAGGTTGCTATCATTCCCTCAAAGCGGCTTCGTAATAAGATTGCTGGATTTTCCACCCACCTTATGAAGCGTATTCAAAAGGGTTCTGTTCGTGGTATCTCTTTGAAACTGCAAGAGGAAGAGCGTGAACGTCGCATGGACTTTGTGCCAGAAGAGTCTGCCATTAAGATTGATGAGATTAAAGTTGATAAGGAGACAATTGACATGCTTGCTGCTCTTGGTATGTCAGATATTCCCGGGCTTGTTGAATTTGAACCTCAGCCTTTGGTTCCTCCCCAGGTCTTTGGTAGGGCTCAAGCTGGTGTGCCTGGAAGGAGGTTCTGA
- the LOC131172975 gene encoding protein FAR1-RELATED SEQUENCE 5-like has protein sequence MLFPCISTMFNFYKEHARLKGFSVFKRSAVNVRGGSRKYQTISCDKGRKAIGAKSSKRINCPAKINAILRENGMWQISKVISSHNHELEPSMSRLMVAHRSLNMDMKRRLEANDIAGISPAKSIRLLEVQAGGPENLSCLSKDCRNFIERKRRL, from the coding sequence ATGTTATTTCCTTGTATCAGCACTATGTTCAACTTCTATAAAGAACATGCTAGATTGAAAGGTTTTAGTGTTTTCAAAAGATCAGCAGTTAATGTACGGGGTGGATCTCGCAAATATCAAACAATTAGTTGCGATAAAGGAAGGAAAGCAATTGGTGCGAAATCATCAAAAAGGATAAATTGTCCTGCAAAGATTAATGCAATCCTAAGAGAAAATGGAATGTGGCAGATTTCAAAAGTTATTTCAAGTCACAATCACGAATTGGAACCTTCTATGTCTAGATTGATGGTTGCTCACAGGTCACTGAATATGGATATGAAGAGGAGATTGGAGGCAAACGATATAGCTGGCATAAGTCCCGCAAAAAGCATTAGGTTGCTTGAAGTTCAAGCAGGTGGACCAGAAAATTTAAGCTGTTTGTCAAAGGATTGTCGAAACTTCATTGAGCGAAAGAGGAGGCTATGA